The region ATCATGTAATACTGGCAAGCTTATACGAAATTGTATGCTACGATATATCAGGATCTAAGATATGGTCTTTGAAGATCCCGAGGGCATATCAGCATCAATATATAAATATGGGTCAAAACAAGGCCCTATACTTTAACGATATATTTGTAGATGGGCCAAATAATACATTGATAATTACCCCTGATGGCAAATACGAATTTATGGCATTGCCAAAATATCTATATGCATTAAAAACCTATAAAGATGGTTTTGTAGCCATACAGGGTGATAAATCATTGGTGTTTTTAAACGGAAAGGGTGAAATATCTAATCAATATTCCCTTGAAGAGAATATACTTGATGTATTTTGGACACAATTTAATGAAAATTATATATATACCATTACTCATGATCGGAAAGTTAAAATATATAAATTTATGGAACGTTCAAAAGGAGATGAAAAGTGATGAATATTGCCGATGCCATTATTCTTATCATTCTTGCCCTTAGCTTTTTTATAGGCATATATAATGGATTTACAGTAACGCTTTTAAATATTATTTCTGCCTTTGCCTCATGGATAGGAGCAATTTGCTTCTATCCTAATCTATCACAATATATAATAAAAAATACTTCATTCTTTGATAAGTTAAAATTTTATGTAGAAGGGGCGACCAAAATACCCTCTTCTTATGATAAGATGGCTAAACTATCTGCTTTTTCACCTAAGCAAATAGGCAATATATTAAAGGATATACATTTTCCCTATCCATTTAATATTAAAATGACAACCAATGTTATAAACCAATCTTCATTGGATAAATTCAGTACATTAGGGGAATATTTTGACTATAGCATAGCCATGATTATAATGAATATATTAAGTTTTTTAATAATTTTTTTGGCCATTAAATTAATTTTTTCGATTATCATATCCATAGCCAAAAATGTAACCCATCTTCCTGTACTTCGACAGTTGGATGGGCTGCTTGGTGGAGTATTGGGGATTATAAGGGGAGCAATCACCCTATTCATAGTATTTATATTTATCTCCCTTTTAAACACGGTAGTACCTATGGATAGAGTAAATCAGATTTTAGAGTCATCCTATCTCGCTCGATTTTTTATCTAAAAATAAAATGTTTCACGTGAAACATTTTACTAGCTTCCTATCTTGGACATTATTCTTTCTAAATCATCATTATTATAATATTCAATCTGTATAACCCCTTTTTTCTTTCCAGGGGTTATATTTACTTTTGTACCCAAACATTCTTCCAGATTAGATTCTATCTCTATTATATAAGATGGTTTAGTCTTAGTTATGGGCTTTTCCCTATTCCCCATATTTGTCTTTATCTTTTTTATTAGCCTCTCTGTATCCCTTACATTTAATTCATCTTCAATAACTTTTTTAGCTATTTGAAGGCGCATATTCGGATCTTCTAGTCCTAATATGGCCCTCCCGTGTCCGGGAGTCAATTTGCCGTCCATTATAAATTTCTGTATCTCGCCTGAAAGGGTTAAAAGTCTTAAAATATTCGTTACCGCTGAGCGGCTTTTCCCAATTTCATCGGCCACCTGTTCCTGTGTTAGATTATATTCATCTATCAATTTTTTTATTCCCAATGCTTGCTCTATTGGATTCAAATCCTCCCTTTGCAAGTTTTCAATAAGGGATATGGCCATTATATCTTTTTCATCTAAATTCTTTACTATTGCAGGAATAGTAGGGAGTCCCGCTAACTGTGCCGCTCTCCATCTCCGCTCCCCAGCTATCAATAGATATCTATTGCCTTTAGGCTTGACTATAACAGGCTGTACCACTCCATATTTTTTTATAGATTGGGCAAGCTCTTTTATCTTATCCTGATCGAATTGCCGTCTAGGCTGATCCATATTAGGGTCTATTTGAAATATTTTTATTTCCACCACTGCTTGTCCATCATCAGTATTATACAGTGCCTGGTTAGATTCGGTATCGAATGAGGGAATAAGGGCATCTAATCCCCTACCTAGTGCGCGTTTGTTCACCTTTATACAGCCTCCGTTTCATACTGAATAATTTCCCGTGCTAGTTCAGTATATGCCTGAGCACCTACACATTTGGGATCATATAATACTACTGGAAGTCCATGGCTTGGAGCTTCACCTAATTTAACGTTTCTTGGGATAATGGTTCTATATACCTTATTTTTAAAATACCTCTTTACCTCTTCCACTACCTGAATAGACAGATTAGTCCTAGCATCAAACATGGTAAGCACTACACCTTCCACTTCGAGGGTAGGATTTAAGTGTTTCCTTACCAGATTTACAGTATTGACAAGCTGACTTAACCCTTCCAGTGCATAATATTCACATTGTATGGGAACCAGGATCTTATCCGATGCTGTTAACGCATTTATTGTGATAAGACCCAGAGATGGAGGACAATCTATCAATATATAATCATAATCATCCCTAATCCCCTGTAGTGCACGTTTTAATACCATCTCTCTGGCCATCATAGATACTAACTCTATCTCTGCTCCCGCCAACTGCATATTTGACACTACTATGTCCAAATTTTCAATAGATGTATGTACTACTGCATCCGATATGGATACATCATTAATAAGCACATCATAAATGGACTTGTCCACCTTATCCTTGTCCACTCCCAATCCACTAGTGGTATTCCCCTGAGGATCTATATCTATGGT is a window of Xylanivirga thermophila DNA encoding:
- a CDS encoding CvpA family protein, which gives rise to MNIADAIILIILALSFFIGIYNGFTVTLLNIISAFASWIGAICFYPNLSQYIIKNTSFFDKLKFYVEGATKIPSSYDKMAKLSAFSPKQIGNILKDIHFPYPFNIKMTTNVINQSSLDKFSTLGEYFDYSIAMIIMNILSFLIIFLAIKLIFSIIISIAKNVTHLPVLRQLDGLLGGVLGIIRGAITLFIVFIFISLLNTVVPMDRVNQILESSYLARFFI
- a CDS encoding ParA family protein, producing MSKIIAVANQKGGVGKTTTNVNLSACLAMAGKKVLTIDIDPQGNTTSGLGVDKDKVDKSIYDVLINDVSISDAVVHTSIENLDIVVSNMQLAGAEIELVSMMAREMVLKRALQGIRDDYDYILIDCPPSLGLITINALTASDKILVPIQCEYYALEGLSQLVNTVNLVRKHLNPTLEVEGVVLTMFDARTNLSIQVVEEVKRYFKNKVYRTIIPRNVKLGEAPSHGLPVVLYDPKCVGAQAYTELAREIIQYETEAV
- a CDS encoding ParB/RepB/Spo0J family partition protein, translating into MNKRALGRGLDALIPSFDTESNQALYNTDDGQAVVEIKIFQIDPNMDQPRRQFDQDKIKELAQSIKKYGVVQPVIVKPKGNRYLLIAGERRWRAAQLAGLPTIPAIVKNLDEKDIMAISLIENLQREDLNPIEQALGIKKLIDEYNLTQEQVADEIGKSRSAVTNILRLLTLSGEIQKFIMDGKLTPGHGRAILGLEDPNMRLQIAKKVIEDELNVRDTERLIKKIKTNMGNREKPITKTKPSYIIEIESNLEECLGTKVNITPGKKKGVIQIEYYNNDDLERIMSKIGS